The following proteins are co-located in the Cyanobacteriota bacterium genome:
- a CDS encoding FxLYD domain-containing protein → MVRLSGLKLALRHMVVLVLAGMFWLVSWVNMPWALALIQVELTDISYHECPPELATGNVTSGGNALPANCFIVTGKAKNTSNKPLVNADVYGRIYDANGDPVMQNRTRLGSIAEIPPGVSDFELRISVPANQPTPLQLKQFKATGFTGTVRR, encoded by the coding sequence ATGGTACGGCTGTCTGGCCTCAAACTAGCGTTACGGCACATGGTTGTCCTAGTATTGGCTGGTATGTTCTGGCTAGTGAGCTGGGTTAACATGCCGTGGGCATTGGCACTCATTCAGGTGGAGTTGACAGACATCTCTTACCACGAGTGTCCGCCTGAGTTAGCGACGGGTAATGTGACTAGTGGCGGCAATGCTCTACCTGCTAACTGCTTTATTGTGACGGGAAAGGCAAAAAACACTTCCAACAAGCCGCTGGTCAATGCTGATGTCTATGGACGCATTTATGATGCCAATGGTGACCCAGTGATGCAAAACCGAACCCGATTGGGATCGATCGCTGAAATTCCCCCTGGTGTTAGTGACTTTGAGCTACGGATCAGTGTCCCTGCTAACCAGCCAACTCCTTTACAGTTAAAGCAGTTCAAGGCTACTGGTTTCACAGGCACTGTTCGTCGGTAG
- a CDS encoding DUF1816 domain-containing protein, translating to MLDQIKKIFPGMLGGAKQPWWVEVTTTQPDCTYYFGPFDNSDEAANAQHGYIEDLKKEGAAHIEAVIKQCKPVSLTITKD from the coding sequence ATGCTCGACCAGATCAAAAAAATTTTTCCAGGGATGCTTGGTGGCGCTAAACAACCTTGGTGGGTTGAGGTAACCACTACTCAGCCAGATTGCACCTATTATTTTGGCCCGTTTGATAACTCTGATGAAGCAGCAAACGCCCAGCATGGGTATATTGAAGACTTAAAGAAGGAAGGTGCTGCCCATATTGAAGCGGTGATTAAGCAGTGTAAACCTGTGTCCTTGACGATCACCAAGGATTAG
- a CDS encoding HetZ-related protein 2 yields MAVAENLVQDWRSRLQADLPAQRPETHESVVKWLLGANLSRYDEMPPEQLRIACQAMDYRYRILSQRYLGVSPDRAYRSLIQRLGSLFLIRNKVRTWIATSRDRQRTVLDVLQEVIQELLQNDRYMQEQLDWIAQCTNDRRLRDALLLASLEEYCLRPIRNQPLLIYRFVNYLRRSQRGGMTQVPANDLIRLVSDEIMTDEGESALSLLDTQAIAQYQDEQAWEEQQLLRMAVQREFEAYLAQEVDPKAAEWLRLYLQGHTQEAIAKLLDMPIRQVYRLREKIGYHAVKVFALKAQPELVANWLEISLKEHNLGLTPSQWQDYVAKLTLQQQRLLNHFRAGKTVEAIAKEFNLKTNQVISEWGKLYLAAQEIRAGGD; encoded by the coding sequence ATGGCAGTAGCTGAAAATTTAGTCCAGGATTGGCGATCGCGCTTGCAAGCAGATTTGCCTGCACAACGTCCGGAAACTCACGAAAGTGTGGTCAAGTGGCTGTTGGGTGCTAATCTGTCACGGTATGATGAGATGCCGCCAGAGCAGTTGAGGATTGCTTGTCAGGCTATGGACTATCGGTATCGTATTCTCTCTCAACGGTATTTGGGAGTGAGTCCAGACCGAGCCTATCGCAGTCTGATTCAGCGTTTAGGTAGTTTGTTTTTAATCCGCAACAAGGTGCGCACCTGGATTGCTACGTCTCGCGATCGTCAGCGAACGGTACTGGATGTGTTGCAGGAGGTTATTCAAGAACTGCTCCAGAATGACCGCTACATGCAAGAACAACTGGACTGGATTGCTCAATGTACTAATGATCGCCGTCTCCGCGATGCCCTACTGCTAGCTTCTTTAGAAGAGTATTGTCTGCGACCGATTCGTAACCAACCGTTGCTCATCTATCGCTTTGTCAACTATTTGCGGCGGAGTCAGCGTGGGGGCATGACACAAGTCCCTGCTAATGATCTGATTCGTCTTGTCTCTGATGAAATTATGACTGACGAGGGTGAGAGTGCTCTGAGCTTGCTAGATACCCAGGCTATCGCCCAATATCAGGATGAGCAAGCCTGGGAAGAGCAACAATTGCTACGTATGGCTGTGCAACGTGAGTTTGAAGCCTATCTAGCACAGGAAGTGGATCCCAAAGCAGCCGAATGGTTACGACTCTACTTACAGGGTCACACCCAAGAGGCGATCGCCAAGTTGCTAGATATGCCCATTAGGCAAGTCTATCGCCTGCGTGAGAAGATTGGTTACCATGCAGTAAAGGTGTTTGCGTTGAAAGCCCAACCTGAACTAGTGGCAAATTGGCTAGAGATTTCACTAAAGGAACATAATTTAGGATTAACTCCTAGTCAGTGGCAAGACTATGTTGCTAAGCTAACACTGCAGCAGCAGAGGCTCTTAAACCATTTTCGGGCAGGTAAGACAGTGGAAGCAATTGCTAAGGAGTTTAACCTTAAAACCAATCAAGTTATTAGCGAATGGGGAAAGCTATACTTGGCAGCCCAAGAGATTCGTGCTGGTGGTGACTAG
- a CDS encoding NAD(P)H-quinone oxidoreductase subunit L: protein MVVLALYAALGGAYLFVVPFIVFMYLQARWYVASSFERGFMYFLVFFFFPGLLLLAPFLNSRPKPRQIA from the coding sequence ATGGTCGTTTTGGCATTGTATGCAGCCCTAGGGGGAGCCTACTTATTTGTAGTTCCGTTCATCGTGTTTATGTATCTGCAAGCTCGGTGGTACGTTGCTAGCTCCTTTGAGAGAGGATTTATGTATTTTTTGGTATTTTTCTTTTTCCCTGGACTACTGCTCCTAGCTCCCTTCTTAAATAGTCGCCCGAAACCTCGCCAAATTGCCTAA
- a CDS encoding DUF3007 family protein, with the protein MRRIDIIGIGIAIFVGSGAVYGVMRWFGLNALDAGIWSQVVLILGLLGWLVTYLYRALTKTMTYNQQLRDYETAVLQKRLEEMTPEELAALQAELEQDNQSHSAM; encoded by the coding sequence ATGCGACGTATTGATATCATTGGCATTGGTATTGCTATCTTCGTGGGTAGCGGTGCTGTCTATGGGGTTATGCGCTGGTTTGGGCTAAACGCCCTAGATGCTGGGATCTGGAGCCAAGTAGTCCTTATCCTCGGTCTTTTGGGCTGGCTAGTTACCTACTTATATCGCGCCCTTACAAAGACCATGACCTACAATCAGCAATTGCGAGATTATGAGACGGCTGTGTTGCAAAAGCGCCTAGAGGAAATGACACCTGAGGAGCTAGCTGCTCTTCAGGCTGAACTGGAGCAGGATAACCAGAGTCATTCCGCCATGTAA
- the moeB gene encoding molybdopterin-synthase adenylyltransferase MoeB — LILPEVGLEGQKRLKAAKVLCIGTGGLGSPLLLYLAAAGVGRIGIVDFDVVDSSNLQRQVIHGTSWVGKPKIQSARTRILEINPFCHVDLYETRLTSDNALDIMAPYDIVVDGTDNFPTRYLVNDACVLLNKPNVYGSIYRFEGQATVFNYEDGPNYRDLYPEPPPPGLVPSCAEGGVLGILPGVIGTIQATETVKIILGVGETLSGRLLLYDSLNMRFRELKLRPNPERPVITKLVDYEEFCGIPQAKAQEAKQLSEIAEISVQELKQLLDSGTEDILLLDVRNPEEYEIARIPGSVLIPLPEIENGNGLAKIRELLNGHRLIAHCKMGGRSAKALAILKDAGIDGINVKGGIRAWSREIDPSVPEY; from the coding sequence TCTCATCCTTCCAGAGGTAGGGTTAGAGGGGCAAAAGCGCTTAAAAGCTGCCAAGGTATTATGTATTGGTACAGGGGGATTAGGCTCTCCTTTGTTGCTGTATTTAGCCGCTGCTGGTGTTGGTCGCATTGGGATTGTAGATTTTGATGTGGTTGACAGTTCTAATTTGCAGCGTCAAGTCATCCATGGCACATCTTGGGTGGGTAAGCCCAAAATTCAATCAGCAAGAACTCGAATCCTAGAAATCAACCCATTCTGCCACGTTGACCTCTACGAAACTCGGCTTACCTCTGACAATGCCCTCGATATTATGGCACCCTATGACATTGTGGTTGATGGCACAGACAACTTTCCAACTCGCTACTTGGTAAATGATGCCTGTGTGCTGCTCAACAAGCCCAATGTGTATGGCTCTATTTACCGGTTTGAAGGGCAGGCCACAGTTTTCAACTATGAAGACGGCCCTAACTATCGAGATCTCTACCCAGAGCCACCCCCTCCTGGTTTAGTTCCATCCTGTGCTGAAGGTGGTGTTTTGGGCATCTTGCCAGGCGTAATTGGGACTATTCAGGCCACAGAGACGGTCAAAATCATTCTAGGGGTTGGTGAAACTCTGAGTGGACGCTTGCTGCTATATGATTCCTTGAATATGCGGTTCCGAGAGTTAAAGCTGCGTCCTAACCCAGAACGTCCAGTGATTACCAAGCTGGTTGACTACGAAGAGTTCTGTGGCATTCCCCAAGCTAAAGCCCAGGAGGCCAAGCAATTGTCTGAAATCGCTGAAATATCTGTCCAGGAGCTGAAACAACTGCTAGACAGCGGTACTGAGGATATTCTGTTACTAGATGTTCGTAATCCTGAAGAGTATGAGATTGCTCGAATTCCAGGTTCTGTGTTGATCCCCTTGCCAGAGATTGAGAATGGTAATGGCCTTGCTAAGATAAGGGAACTTTTGAATGGTCATCGGCTAATTGCCCACTGTAAGATGGGAGGACGATCGGCAAAGGCCTTAGCGATTCTCAAAGATGCTGGAATTGATGGCATCAATGTGAAGGGTGGGATCCGGGCTTGGAGCCGAGAAATTGATCCCTCAGTCCCTGAGTACTAA